Within the Natranaeroarchaeum sulfidigenes genome, the region AGGTCGCCGCGGAGTACAGCGGCTGGGCCGACCGAATCGTGATGAACCTCCCCCACAGCGCCGACGAGTTCCTCGATACCGCAGTCGAACTCGCCGGGGAGGACTGTGTGCTCCACTATTACGACATTCAACACGAGGACGACCCGTACGGCCCCGGTGAGCGAGCGATCCGTGCGGCGGCAGAACCGGCATACGACGTTACGGTCGAGCGCGCTCACACGGTGCGCTCGTATGCCCCCCACGAGTTCAACGTCTGTCTCGACGTCCGACTGACCCGGGCGTAATTCGCAACCCTTATTGGGGTTTTGCGTCGTATCATTGAGTGAGCGCCGGTGTAGCTCAGACTGGCTAGAGCGAATCCTTCGTAAGGATTAGGCCGGGGGTTCAAATCCCCCCACCGGCTTGTTTCTGCGACGAACGGACGTGAGGAGCGAAGCAACGATTGGGGATTTGTATCAGGGAACAGCTTTGCTGTGACCGTGGTTCAAATCCCTCACTGGCTTGCTTTTGCGAGGCTATCGCGAACGTGGTGAGCGATGGCTTGAAGCCGCTGGTCGCTTCGGTGAACGGATGTGAAGCCCAGAGACTGTACACGGTTCAGATTTCCTCACCGGCCTGCGTTTCCGTATTGATGCCTCTGTCCACTCGTCGGGTCGGTGTCTGACCGAATTGTTAGACATGAACGTGTATAGCAGCGTCCAATCGAGAAGAAAATATTTAAGTCTGATCTTCGCCGACTGCACAAACATCCAATGGCAGTGGACCAAGTAGCGGACTTTTTCGGCTTCGAGGAGCACGATACTGACATACGAACCGAGATTTTGGCCGGTGTGACGACGTTTCTGGCGATGTCGTATATCATCGTCGTCAATCCGTTCATTCTCTCCGAAGCGATCGTCATCGACGGCTACAGTCAGGGCGAAGTGATTCAGATGATCGCCATCGCGACGATTCTCTCATCGGCGTTGGCGACGATCGTCATGGCGCTGTACGCAAACCGGCCGTTCGGACTCGCCCCGGGCATGGGGCTAAATGCTTTCTTCGCGTTCACCGTCGTCATCGCGCTCGGGATACCGTGGCAGACTGCCCTCGCTGCGGTGTTCGTCGAGGGGATTCTGTTTATTATCCTCACTGCCATCGGGGCTCGTGAATATATTATCAACCTGTTTCCAGAACCGGTCAAGTATGCGGTTGGTGCCGGTATCGGTGTCTTTCTGCTGTTTATCGGTCTCCAGGAGATGCAGGTGATCGTCGGCTACGAGGGCACCCTCGTTGAGCTCGGCAATATCGCATCGAACCCAGTTGCGACCCTCGGCGTTCTGGGCGTTGCATTAACGCTGATTCTCTGGGCCCGCAATGTCACGGGCGCAATCGTGATCGGTATTCTCACGACGACGATCGTCGGCTGGCTGGTTGCCGCATCCGGTCTGACCGATCCGGATACCGTCGTCGACGGTGAACTTTACTCCACGTTCGCCGAAGAGGGTATCGTCACCGGCCTGTGGAACATCGTGACTGGCGTCCAGTACGACTTTACGCCGATTGCCGGTGCGTTCATCGAAGGACTCGGCGATATCGAGCCAGTTACGTTCCTCTTCGTCATGCTGACGTTCTTCTTCGTGGACTTCTTCGACACCGCGGGGACGCTCATCGGCGTCGCGCAGTTCGGTGATTTCCTCGATGACAAAGGCGAGTTGCCGGAGATGGAAAAACCACTCATGGCCGACGCGGTTGGTACGACCTTCGGTGCGATGGTCGGCACCTCGACCGTGACGACGTATATCGAGTCGTCGACCGGTATCGAGGAAGGTGGTCAGACCGGCTTCACCGCGCTCGTCGTTGCAGCCTGCTTCCTGCTTGCGCTCCCGTTCGTTGCGCTCGTGTCGATTATTCCCGAATACGCCTCGTTCCTCGCACTTGTTGTCGTTGGTATCATCATGTTCCAAGGTGTCACCGACATCGACTGGAGTCACCCCGCATGGGCGATTTCTGGCGCGCTTACAATCACGATCATGCCGCTGGCGTACTCGATCGCCGATGGTCTCGCGGCAGGCATCATTGCGTATCCAATCATCAAGGCATCGATGGGTGAAGGTAGCGACGTCCGGCTCGGCCAGTGGGTGCTCGCTGTGGTGTTGGTCGCCTATTATGTGCTCCAGACTGGCGGCTTCATCCTCTGAGGCGCCGCCGACGCACAGCACCAACGCTTTCTTCCCGAATCACCCCTAACTACCGCTGAATGTCCGATCTGATACTGTACGAACTGCCGGGCTGTCCGTTCTGTGCGAAAGTCACCTCGAAACTCGACGAACTGGGGCTGGAGTACGAGAGCCGCGAAGTGCCACGCAGCCACTCCGAGCGCACTGAGGTAAAAGAAGTCAGCGGCCAGACCGGCGTCCCGGTGCTGATCGACGAAACAAACGATGTCCACGGGATGCCCGAAAGCGACGATATTGTCGCGTATCTCGACGAACAGTACGCATGACGCCACGGCTGCTCACGCTGTGGGCGCGCGTTGCAACTCGGGATGTTCGAGACCAATATCCGAACTGATCCTCAGGCTGGCTCTTCCTCGTACTCCGCGCGCTCGCGGATGAGATCGCGGAACTCGTCGGGGTCGTCGATGGCTTCGGCTTCCTCGCGCTCGATTAGCGCGGTCCCCTCGATCGAGGTCTGTTTGGCGCTATCGACGAAGTAGACCGATCGCGTGCCGACGACGCGCCCGACCGAGCCCATGATCCGCGCGCGCTTTTCTGCAGTCCGGGTGTACTCCGAGTGGCCCGTCAGCACCGTCCCCTCGGCGGGATCGGCGTCGTCTTCTTCCTCACTGACGGCTTTGAACGGCGCGCGCAGGGTGGGATGGACCTCGTAGCCAGCGCGGGTCATCACCGTAACGATCCGCTGGTCGTCGGGGTCGGCATCGGGTGCGTCGGGAGTCGGGTCGGTCTCCCGGACGTCCTCGGCTCCCTCAAGCACGTCGACATTACTGGTCAGTCCAGCGCCAAAGAGCTCTTCGAGCTGCATCGCAACCTCGATGCTTGCGTTCATTCCGTCCTCGTACTTCGAGACTGTACGTCTGGAGACGCCGAGTTCGCTCGCGAGCTGGCCGAGACTCCAGCCGCGCTCCTCGCGTTTGTCCGCGAGGATATCGCCATCGATACTGACGTACAGCCCGCCCGGTGCGGCGTATATCAGCGGCGGGACGCCCTCGACGAACAGATCCATCGCGGTGTCGGGGCTCAGTACTGGGACCCCGTGGCGGAAGTAGACGACCTCGGGTTTTAGCTCTTCGTCCCTGGTTCGGAGGCCGATCACCAGTGGCGTGGCATCCAGATACGCGCCGATGCGGCGCATCTCCTCGCCCGTTTCCGCGTCGAAGGCGTCGACGTTACCGAGCACTTTCAACAACACGAGTTCGTCGCCGCGGCGGGCCGCGACGTCGAAACTCCGCGGACGCGTCGCACAGCGGTCACTCACAGCGAAGCCTGCGTCTTCGAGCATGGCGGTGACGTTGCCGACGAGCGCAGACCGTGACATATCCGAGTGTAAGCTACTCCCGGTATATAGGCATTTTGGCGTCTATATTGGCTCTCGTCGGGCGATCTGAGACAAAGAGTCCAGTTGCGGTCCACGCCGGTGAGCTTTCGGCCCGGAACCGAAGGGGGTTTTCCGGCCCACTCCCGAGTGAGGGTATGAACGCATTGCTGTCGGCCGACGATGTCTCGAAAGCCTACGGGGGAGTCGAGGCACTCGACGGCGTCTCGCTGTCGATCCATGAGGGCGAGGTGTTCGCGCTGATCGGCCCGAACGGCGCGGGCAAGACCACGCTCGTCCGGACGCTCACGGGGACGGTCGAGCCATCCGCAGGGAGCATCTCCGTGTTTGGTGAGGCTCCGGAGGCCGTCGATTCGGATCGCCTCGGCGTCCTCCCCCAGAGCTTCTCGCCGCCGGGCCGACTCACCGCCCGCGAGCTGCTCGAGTACTACGCTGGGCTGTACGATGCCCCACTCGATCCCGAGGAGGTGCTGGCGACGGTCGGCCTGGGCGATGCGGGCGACACCTGGTACGAGAACCTTTCAGGGGGGCAACAACGCCGCGTCTGTCTGGGGAGCGCACTGGTCAACGACCCCGACCTCCTGTTTCTGGACGAGCCGACGACCGGGATCGATCCGGCGGGCCGTCGTACCGTCGCCGAGCGCGTCGAGACGCTCGCGGCGGGCGGGACAACAGTGCTGTTGACGACCCACGACATGGCAGAAGCCGAGACGCTTGCCGACAGAGTGGGCCTGCTCGCCGATGGTGAACTCGTAGCGACAGGGACTCCCGAGGAACTGCTCGACGAATACGGCGGCGAAAGCCGACTGGAGATCGATCTCGACGCCGAAGCGGAGACTGTTGTGTCGATGCTCGAAGAGAGCGGCTTCGACGCCAAGCCGACACGCCGTGGCGTCGATGTCCACGGCATCGCACCGACCGAGATCGGACGCGTCGTGGACGTGCTGGAAACGGAGGGGCTTGCCTACACCGCTCTGACGTGGCGCGAGCCGACCCTCGAAGACGTGTACATGACCCTCGCCGGGGACGAAGAAAGTGGACTGCAAGGAGATGACGTCAGGTCACGTAAAGCACCAGCCGCGGGTGGTGACGCATGAGCACACTTACCCGCATCCGATCGGAGTTTCACGCCTCCTGGCATTCCTTTCTACGCCGCCGAACCGCGGTCTTTTTCACCTTCTTTTTTCCCGTCCTGCTGATCGTCATCTTCGGGGCGCTCGTTCGGACGGATCCGGGCGGTGGCGGCCTCTTCACCGAGCCCGCGGAGTACTACGTGCCCGGCTACGTCGCCGTCGTCGTCCTCTTTACTCCCCTCTCGCGGGTCGGTTCCACGGTTGCCCGGCATCGCGACGGGAACCGCTTCGAGAAGCTGGCGACGACGCCGCTCTCGAAAACGGAGTGGCTCGCCGCCCACACGCTGGTCAATGTCGTCATCATCGGCATCGCCAGCCTGCTCGTGCTCGTGCTCGTCGCCGTCCTCACTGGCGCGGCGCTTCCCCTCTCACCCCTGCTGGTTCCGTTCATCATCGCCGGTGTCGTGCTGTTCTGTGGCGTCGGCGCGATGCTCGGGAGCTATACGGAATCTCAGGATGGGGCGATCGCGGCCTCGAACTCGATCGGCCTTCCCCTCCTGTTCCTTTCGGATACGTTCGTCCCGCCCGACCTCCTGCCGGAGTGGTTCGCACCGCTGATGGAGCTGTCCCCACTCACGTATTTCGCCCGTGGCGTCCGGGCGCTCTCGACGGGTGGAGACCCGCTCGCCGACCTCGTTGTCCTCTCGGTGCTAGCAGTCGTCTTCTTCGCGCTCGGGGCGTACTCGCTGCCGCAGGCGGATTGAAAACGGAGTGGGCGAACTACTCCTGCTCGCCGCGCAGCTCGTCCATGTGGTCGATCCGCTGCTGGACGAGCTCGGCCTTCCCGATGTCGTGGCGCACGCGTAGGCCGTCGGTTCCAGCGCGTTCGAGGGCGTCCTCTACGATTTCCTCGGCCTCGCTGATCGTGTCGGCGACGCCGACGACGGCGTAGGACCGCGACGTCGTCGTGTAGATGCCGTCCTCGCGGGCGTCGACGCTGGCGTAGTACAGCAAGGCGTCGCCAGCGGAGTCCTCGTCGATCGTCACCAGCGCGCCCGCGTCGGGATCGGTGGGGTAGCCGTCAGGGACCGCGTACTTGCAGACAGTGGCCTGCGCGTCGAACGCGAGTTCTGGCAGGGATTTGCCATTGCGAGCCGCCGTCAGCACGTCGAGGAAGTCGGTTTCGAGCACCGGCAGGGTGTTCATCGCCTCGGGATCGCCGAATCGCGCGTTGAACTCGACGACCTTGACGCCCTCGGCAGTGAGCATGAACTGCCCGTAGAGGACGCCCTTGTAGCCAGTGAGTGCGTCGACGACCGAGCGCATGATGTCGAGCGCCTCGGCGGAGTCGGCTTTCGTCATGAACGGAAGCTGGAAACTGGCGTCGCTGTAACTGCCCATCCCGCCGGTGTTTGGCCCCTCGTCGCCCTCGTAGGCGCGCTTGTGGTCCTGGACCGCGGGCGTGATCCGGAGCGAGCCGTTGGCGACGAAGCCCTGAATCGTAAACTCCTCGCCGACGAGACGTTCTTCGAGAACGATCCGGTCGTACTCGGAGTCCCGAATATACTGCTTGCCTTCCTCGGGGGTCACCTGATCACCGATCACTTTGACGCCCTTGCCGCCCGTCAGCCCGGCGGGCTTGATGACGAGGTCGCCGTCGTACTCGTCGATGTACTCGCAGGCGGCCTCGCCGTCTTCGAACACCGCGAAATCGGGACAGCCAGGGACATCGTGCTCGGCCATGAACTCCCGCTGGAACGACTTGTCAGTCTCGATGCGGGCCTCCGAGGCTTGCGGGCCAAAGGCGTAGACACCAGCCTCGTCGAGCGCGTCAGCGACACCCGCGGCCAGTGGTGCCTCCGGACCGACGACGGCGAGCGTCGCGTCGACGGATTCGGCATACTCGACGACTGCTTCGGGATCGGTCGTCTCCAGTGTCTCGAAGTCTGCGGCAATCGCATCGATACCGGGGTTTCGGTTCCCCGCACAGGCGTACACGGTTGCATCACTGTCTTCGAGCGCTCGGGCGATGGCGTGTTCGCGCCCGCCGCCGCCGACGAGCAACACGGTTTCTGACATACCCGAAACACCGCCACAGCACAGTGTAAAGGTTGCTGTTCTCGGTACAGCGGCTGTCCATACCATCGCGGTCTCCCTGACGGACAGATAGTTTACAACACCCATACACAATTAGTCGAAAGAGTAAACACCGTACTCGTCGTACTATCCCGGTATGACTACCTCTCCGCCTCTTCGTGGCCCGTTGTTCGAGGCAGTCCAGCGGAGCGATATCTTCGAGGACTCGAAGACGTTTGTCGATAGCGTCCCACGTATGGATCCAGACCGGATTCACGAGCGGTTTCAGGAACGGCGTCACGACCCGGCGTTCGATCTCCGATCGTTCGTCTACGAACACTTTGAGGTTCCCAACGCGAGCGAGGACACCGAGTACGACTCGGAACAGACGGCGGAATCGATGGCAGCTCACATCCGGGCGCTCTGGCCCAGACTCGTCGATCATCCCGACGACGAGCAGGCGATCGAATACGGCTCACTGATCGGAACGCCCGAGCCGTATATTACGCCCGGTGGGCGATTTCGGGAGCTTTACTACTGGGACAGCTACTTCACCGCGGAGGGGCTCGCAGCCAGCGATCGCTTCGAGGATGTCGAAAACATCGTGGAGAACTTCGCGTGGGCCGTCGAGGAGTTCGGCTACGTTCCAAACGCCACTCGCGAGTATCAGACCACCCGGACGCAACCGCCGTTGTTTGCCGAGACCGTGAAAATCCTCGAACGGGAGCGTGGCACCGAGGCGGTAGTGCCGTACCTCGACGCGCTCGACGCAGAATACGAGTACTGGATGAGCGGCCGGGAGGAACTCGCCGGCGCAGGAACGGCGACACGGCGGGTCGTCGACCTCGGCGACGCCGTCCTCAACCGCTACTGGGACGAGTCGTCCGGCCCGCGCCGGGAATCCTACGACGAGGACGTCGAACTCGCCGAACGGGTCCCTGACCGCGATCGGGAGACACTCTACCGGGACATCCGTGCGGCCGCGGAATCCGGCTGGGACTTCAGCAGTCGCTGGTGCCGGGACGAGTCGATGGAGACGATTCGCACGACAGAACTGGTGCCGGTGGATCTGAACGCCCTGCTGTACGGCGTCGAGCGGGATCTGGCCGGCTGGCACGCCCACCTCGGAAACGACGCCGCGAGCGAGGCGTACGTCACCGCAGCGCAGCGCCGGGCGGAAGCGATCGATCAGTACTGCTGGGACGACGAGGCCGGGTTTTACTTCGATTACAGCTTTGTCGAGGGCGACCGGACCACCAAGTGGACGCTCGCCGCAACCGTCCCGCTGTACACCGGTCTCGCAAGCGACGAGCAGGCGGCCGCCGTCGCCGACCACCTCCGGGACCAGTTCCTCAGTCGTGGCGGCCTCGTTACGACGCTCACCGAAAGTGGCGAGCAGTGGGATGCACCCAATGGGTGGGCACCGCTGCACTGGTTCGCGGTGCTCGGGCTGGAACGGTCCGGCCACGACGAGCTGGCGCGTGAGATCGCCACCCGCTGGGTCGATCATGCCCGCACTGTCTACGAGCGCACGGGACGCATGGTCGAAAAGTACGACGTGACAGCTGACGGTCGGCTCGGTGGCGGTGGCGAGTACGAGTTACAGGACGGCTTCGGCTGGACGAACGGCGTGACGATCGCGTTTCAGGAGCGCTACGGACTGTTCGAGCAGCACTGAAAGACGGGATCTTTTTCGCATCTGGTGGACAATTCACCTGTAGTGACAGACACTCGCGGAGCGACGCCCGACAGCCGATATAGCTGGTTCGTTGCCATCGTCGGCGCGGTAGCGATGGTGTTTACCTTCGGGACACCGCTATCGTATGGCATCCTCAGAGCCCCGTTATCCGAGGCCTTCGGCGTCCCCGCGGTCGAGCTATCGGTCGTCTTCTCCGTCATGCTGTTTACCTTCTTTATCGGGTCGGGGCTGATCGGCGTCGTCGCGGCACGGCTTCCTGCACGCGGGATCGTCCTGGTCTGCGCGGTGACCACCGGACTCGTTGCGCCGACGCTCCTGCTGATCGACTCGATCGTCGGCCTGCTCGTGGTGTTTGCCACCCTCGGCCTCGCGCTGGGGACCGTGTTCGTGGTCCTGGCATCGGTCATTCCGCGCTGGTTCGACGAGCGCCGTGGGGCCGCGACGGGCCTGATCTTCGTGGGCAACGGACTGGGACTGTTCGTCCTGCCGCCGCTGTGGCAGTATGCGATCGATGCCGTGGGGATCGAACGGGCGTTCCTGTTCATCGTGGGCGTCTCGGCGGTGACCTTTCTCGCGGCCGGAGTAGTCTGCGGTCGCCCGACCTGGACGGGGGCGTCGTCGACGACACTCGGGGAGCTGGGCGGCTGGGTCCGCGGGTTGCTCTGGACGCGGCGTTTCCACTTGCTGTTCGTCGGTATGGCGCTTGCCTTTGCGTGGTATCAGTTGCTTGCGGCGTACGCAGTCGACCTCTTTGCCGCGCGTGGGCTGACCGAGGCGGCCGCCTCCATGGCCTTTGGCCTCATCGGTGGCGTGAGTATCATCTCGCGGATCGGGAGCGGCTACGCGGCCGACCGGATCGGGGCACGACGCGGCTTTCTCATCTCGCTTGCCTGTGCGGCCGCAGGAGTGGCTCTGCTGTTTGCCCCACAGCTACCGATGCTGGTCCCGGCGATCTTCCTGCTCGGGATGGGACTCGGCGGCTCGGCGACGCTTTACATCCCGCTCCTGTTGAGCGTCTACGATCCCGAGAAGGACACGGCGATCGTCGGGATCTTCAACGTCGCTGGCGGGGTGGGCGCGCTGGCGATGCCGCCGCTCGGAGCTGCCAGCGTTGCCTACACGAACGGGTACGTGCTCGCGGTGGCGCTTACCCTCGGTGTGACGCTCGTCGCCATCTGGGCAGTCGTCGCCGGTACGCGCTAGACGGGCCGCTGTGTGGGTCGACGGTGGGAGAACGGCTGGACAGTGTCCGAACGACTGTCACAGTGTACTGTTTGTGATTTTGTATACAATGTAACATTGTAACATCGGCAAGGGCGTCGGGGTGCTGTTGGGATAGCGTCGGGGTGCTGTTGGGATAGCGTCGGGGTGCTGTTGGGATAGCGTCGGGGGAGGTGTTCTGCTGGCGTCACGACGCCTGCCCTCCCCCGTCGAGCACGATCCCACGCTGTCGCGTGGGCCGTGCTCTCGGCCCGATTACTGAGATGCGGATCGAAGGCCAGCCCCGCCGACCACCCTGATGCGGTCACTGGCCGTCTGGGGGCGTCCCATACACTGTCGAGGATGTCACAGTGCAGATTCCAACCGAACGCTTATTTCCCGCCTTCGCTTACTCGAAGTATGGCCAGTGCAACGCGTGACGAGTCTCCCGAAGAAGGCGTGGAGTTTATCCACGAGGATGATGGGAAGATCACAGCGCGTGACCTCGAAACTGGCGTTGCTTCTTTCGGAGAGACGAAAACGGAAGCGCTCCGAATGCTCGCGGAGGCGCTTGAGTTGCACGAGGGGGGTGGGGAGCCAGTCACTGAGCGAGATCTCGAAGAATGGGGGATTGATGGCGTTGAGCCTGGGGATAGTGAGCTCCCCGATTGTATGCAGTAGATGGTCCGGACGAAATTCTCCGGACGTGAAATCGCGTCCGTGTTGATCGACCACGGGTTCGTCCGGACAGGCCGCGTTGGCAGCCATCTGAAACTCCGCTACGAGTCGCCTGACACGGACGAAGTCCGTATCGTGGCCGTTCCGATGACATCGGCAGACGATATTCCAATCGGGACACTTCAGTCAATCGCCGAGCAGTGTGGTGCAGACGATTTTCACGCCTAGTGTCGGTGGATTAATCAGAATCTGTAACAACACCGTGGGAAGTGTTCTATGATACCCTCACTGTCAGCAAGGACGCCCTTTAGGGCCGCCAGCGCGTACGGGGTGTATGACCGAACCCACCAGTCGAAACCGCCTCGACGAGGAACAGAGCCCGTATCTCCGACAGCACGCGGACAACCCCGTCAACTGGCAGCCCTGGGACGAACAGGCGCTGTCGGCCGCCGAGGAGCGCGACGTACCGATCTTCCTCTCGGTGGGCTACTCGGCGTGTCACTGGTGTCACGTCATGGAAGAGGAGAGTTTCGAGGACGAGACCGTCGCCGAGAAACTCAACGAGAACTTTATTCCTATTAAAGTCGACCGCGAGGAGCGGCCCGATCTGGACAGCGTCTACCAGACCGTCTGCCAGCTGGTGAGCGGGCGCGGCGGGTGGCCCCTCTCCGTCTGGCTCACGCCCGAGGGCAAGCCCTTCTACGTGGGGACGTACTTCCCGCGGGAGAGCCGACAGGGGATGCCCGGCTTTCTCGACCTGCTCGACAACATCGCGAACTCGTGGGAGGAGTCTCGCGAGGAGATGGAATCGCGTGCCGAGGAGTGGACGAGGGCCGCGAAAGGCCAGCTAGAGGAGACGCCGGGACAGCCGACCGAGGTCGGTGACTCGGTGCTCGCCGACGCGGCGAACACGGCGCTTCGCGCGGCCGACCGCGACCACGGTGGGTTCGGCTCGGACGGACCGAAGTTCCCCCAGCCGACACGGATTCACCTGCTCATGCGGGCCTACGAGCGCACCGGCCGGGAGACGTTCCGCGAGGCCGCCATCGAAACGCTCGATGCGATGGCCGACCGCGGGCTCTACGACCACGTTGGCGGCGGCTTCCACCGCTACGCGACCGACCGGGAGTGGATCGTCCCCCACTTCGAGAAGATGCTCTACGACAACGCCGAGATCCCGCGCGCCTATCTGGCGGGCTATCAGCTCACCGGCGACGATCGCTACGCCCGCGTCGTCGAGGAGACCTTCGAGTTCGTCGAGCGCGAGCTGACTCACGGGGAGGGCGTCGGCGACCACGAGTACGGCGGCTTCTACAGCACGCTCGACGCCCAGAGCGACGGCGAGGAAGGCAAGTTCTACGTCTGGACGCCCCGCCAGATCGAGGGGATTCTCGACGCCGATGCCGACCTGTTCTGTGATCGCTACGGAATCACCCGGTCGGGTAACTTCGAGGGCAAGACGGTGCTGACGCTCGCCCGGAGCGCCGAGTCGCTCGCAGAGGAGTACGACCTCACCGAGAGCGAGGTAAGAGAGCGTCTCGACGACGCGCGCGAGCGGGTGTTCGAGGCCCGTGAAGAGCGGATTCGGCCAGCGCGCGACGAGAAGATCCTCGCGGGCTGGAACGGCCTGCTGATCTCGGCGCTCGCGGAGGGCGGACTCCTCGACGAGCGCTGGACCGACCTCGCCGCGGACGCACTTGCGTTCGTGCGCGAACAGCTCTGGGACGCCGAACGTGGCGAACTCGCCCGGCGGTACAAACCCACCGCGGACGGCGGCGACATCAAGGGAGAGGGCTATCTCGAAGATTACGCTTTCCTCGCTCGCGGCGCGTTCGACTGCTACCAGGCGACCGGCGAGGTCGAGCACCTCGCGTTCGCACTCGATCTCGCCCGAACGATCGAGGCGGAGTTCTGGGACGAGTCGGCAAAGACGATCTACTACACGTCCGAGAGCGGCGAGTCGCTGGTAACCCGGCCACAGGAACGGCGCGATCAGTCGACGCCGTCGAGCCTCGGCGTCGCGGTCGATGTCCTGCTCTCGCTCGACCCCTTTGTCGATCACGACCGCTTCGACGAGATCGTCGAGACGGTCCTCTCGACCCACGGCCAGCATATCGAGTCGAGTCCGATGGAGCACACGACGCTGACGCTGGCCGCCGACCGACGGCGGACCGGAGACCTCGAACTCACCGTCGCCGCCGACTCGCTGCCCGACGCGTGGCGCGAGCGACTTGGCGAGACGTACCTTCCGAACCGGATTCTGGCCCGACGTCCTCCGACAGCCGAGGGGCTGGCCGAGTGGCTCGACGCGCTGGATCTGGACGAGGCCCCCCCGATCTGGCACGAGCGCGAGGCCGAGGGAGAGCCGACGATCTACACCTGCCGCTCCTTTACTTGCTCGCCGCCGGTCACGAACATCGACGAGGCCTTGGAGTGGGCCGAGGATCTGGCTCCCGAATACAACCGCTCCTGAGTCACTCGTCGCCGCTGGTCGATCCATCGGGTGAGTCAGACGGCGTGGGGTCGGTCGGCTGTCCGGGCTGCTGGCTCGGATCGAACGTATCGACCGGTCCGAGCTCCTGACTGGAGCGTTCGGCTGCGGCCACGTCGATTGCGGGTTCGCCGACGGTGAGTTCGTCGTAGTCGTCGACGAACGTGACCACCATCGCGACGAAGATACCGAGAACGATCGGCCCGACGAACAGGCCGACAAAGCCGAGGACGTACACCCCGCCGAAGACGCCGACGAGGATGAGGCCGGGGTTGAGCCGCGCGCGTTTGTCGATCACGATCGGCCGGGCGTAGTTGTCGACCATACTCACGACGAGCACCCCGTAGAGCCCGAGGAACGTCGCCGAAACGGGATCACCGATAATCACGAGATAGATCACCGCGGGCCCCCAGACCATGAACGCGCCGATCAGCGGCAGGAAGGCCAGCACGATCATCACGAACGTCCAGAAGACGACGTTTGGAAGCCCGGCGAGCCAGAGGCCAATGCCGCCGAGAAGGCCCTGCAGGATCGCGACGAAGATGTGACCGATGACGACGCCCCGGGTCGTCTGTTCGATCTGCCCGAAGAGGTTGTCCGTGACGGTCCGGGGGAGCGGTGAGTTCTCCTTGATCCACGAGACGAACTCGGGACCGTCCTTGAGCCCGTAGTAGATCAGGAACAGGAGGAGGGCGAGCCCGAGTGAAGTCCGAAGCGCGAGGGCAACGAAGCCGGTTGCACTCGATGACAGCACTTCCAGCAGTTCGCGCGCACCGGTCATCAGCAACGATTCAATGTCGACGATGAGCCCGAACTGGTCGAACAGGGTAGCCTCGACCTCCTCGATTTCGAGTCCCGTCCGCCCCCGGGCGAGGTTCTGGAGGTCACGTATCAGGGCAGTAACGATGTAATAGAAGGGTAGTAACGCCGCAATCACGGTTCCAGCAATTAGCAGGATCGGCGATATTCGCTCGCCGACGTGCGGAACGAGGCGGAGATGGAGCGGGTAGAGGACGTACGCGATCACCAGCGCCGAGAGGACGTACTCGATAAACGGCAGGACAACGATGAATGCCGCGAGCGCGGAGATCGCGATACAGACCAGCAGAAACGACTGGGAACGATTCATGCCAGCCTTTATCGCAGTG harbors:
- the treF gene encoding alpha,alpha-trehalase, producing MTTSPPLRGPLFEAVQRSDIFEDSKTFVDSVPRMDPDRIHERFQERRHDPAFDLRSFVYEHFEVPNASEDTEYDSEQTAESMAAHIRALWPRLVDHPDDEQAIEYGSLIGTPEPYITPGGRFRELYYWDSYFTAEGLAASDRFEDVENIVENFAWAVEEFGYVPNATREYQTTRTQPPLFAETVKILERERGTEAVVPYLDALDAEYEYWMSGREELAGAGTATRRVVDLGDAVLNRYWDESSGPRRESYDEDVELAERVPDRDRETLYRDIRAAAESGWDFSSRWCRDESMETIRTTELVPVDLNALLYGVERDLAGWHAHLGNDAASEAYVTAAQRRAEAIDQYCWDDEAGFYFDYSFVEGDRTTKWTLAATVPLYTGLASDEQAAAVADHLRDQFLSRGGLVTTLTESGEQWDAPNGWAPLHWFAVLGLERSGHDELAREIATRWVDHARTVYERTGRMVEKYDVTADGRLGGGGEYELQDGFGWTNGVTIAFQERYGLFEQH
- a CDS encoding MFS transporter; this translates as MTDTRGATPDSRYSWFVAIVGAVAMVFTFGTPLSYGILRAPLSEAFGVPAVELSVVFSVMLFTFFIGSGLIGVVAARLPARGIVLVCAVTTGLVAPTLLLIDSIVGLLVVFATLGLALGTVFVVLASVIPRWFDERRGAATGLIFVGNGLGLFVLPPLWQYAIDAVGIERAFLFIVGVSAVTFLAAGVVCGRPTWTGASSTTLGELGGWVRGLLWTRRFHLLFVGMALAFAWYQLLAAYAVDLFAARGLTEAAASMAFGLIGGVSIISRIGSGYAADRIGARRGFLISLACAAAGVALLFAPQLPMLVPAIFLLGMGLGGSATLYIPLLLSVYDPEKDTAIVGIFNVAGGVGALAMPPLGAASVAYTNGYVLAVALTLGVTLVAIWAVVAGTR
- a CDS encoding type II toxin-antitoxin system HicB family antitoxin, whose protein sequence is MASATRDESPEEGVEFIHEDDGKITARDLETGVASFGETKTEALRMLAEALELHEGGGEPVTERDLEEWGIDGVEPGDSELPDCMQ
- a CDS encoding type II toxin-antitoxin system HicA family toxin; protein product: MVRTKFSGREIASVLIDHGFVRTGRVGSHLKLRYESPDTDEVRIVAVPMTSADDIPIGTLQSIAEQCGADDFHA
- a CDS encoding thioredoxin domain-containing protein gives rise to the protein MTEPTSRNRLDEEQSPYLRQHADNPVNWQPWDEQALSAAEERDVPIFLSVGYSACHWCHVMEEESFEDETVAEKLNENFIPIKVDREERPDLDSVYQTVCQLVSGRGGWPLSVWLTPEGKPFYVGTYFPRESRQGMPGFLDLLDNIANSWEESREEMESRAEEWTRAAKGQLEETPGQPTEVGDSVLADAANTALRAADRDHGGFGSDGPKFPQPTRIHLLMRAYERTGRETFREAAIETLDAMADRGLYDHVGGGFHRYATDREWIVPHFEKMLYDNAEIPRAYLAGYQLTGDDRYARVVEETFEFVERELTHGEGVGDHEYGGFYSTLDAQSDGEEGKFYVWTPRQIEGILDADADLFCDRYGITRSGNFEGKTVLTLARSAESLAEEYDLTESEVRERLDDARERVFEAREERIRPARDEKILAGWNGLLISALAEGGLLDERWTDLAADALAFVREQLWDAERGELARRYKPTADGGDIKGEGYLEDYAFLARGAFDCYQATGEVEHLAFALDLARTIEAEFWDESAKTIYYTSESGESLVTRPQERRDQSTPSSLGVAVDVLLSLDPFVDHDRFDEIVETVLSTHGQHIESSPMEHTTLTLAADRRRTGDLELTVAADSLPDAWRERLGETYLPNRILARRPPTAEGLAEWLDALDLDEAPPIWHEREAEGEPTIYTCRSFTCSPPVTNIDEALEWAEDLAPEYNRS